In Nonomuraea sp. NBC_00507, the following are encoded in one genomic region:
- a CDS encoding amino acid adenylation domain-containing protein: MNDSLPALFAEVCARQPYRIAVVCGEERLTYAELDAAARGLAAELLRRGVRRGELVGLRVSRSAEVPVAVLGIMLAGAAYVPLDPQYPAERLRLMVDECGIRYTVGGDVPVWGHDPAPADELPALTPGDLAYVIYTSGSTGRPKGCMLTHANVLSLLEGALPLFDVGADDRWTLFHSINFDFSVWELWGALATGATLVIVDAETSVDPVEFLELLIREGVSVLNQVPPVFRVLVETHADAGRPPLPLRYVIFGGDAVDLDVTAAFLDALPEDGRPVVVNMYGITETTVHVTFKELDQAALRGPDRSPIGRPLPHLDVVLRDECGVAVPDGGAGEMWVSGGGVGVGYLGRDDLTAERFVVADGVRWYRSGDLARRTGDGELQYLGRADRQVKLRGLRVELGEIETVLRGCTGVRDAVVRLVDDRALGDLLVAYVVAGDGYDAKLVRDECGMVLPASMVPARYETLPAIPLSTTGKVDRAALPYP; encoded by the coding sequence GTGAACGACTCGCTTCCCGCGTTGTTCGCGGAGGTGTGCGCGCGGCAGCCGTACCGGATCGCGGTTGTCTGCGGTGAGGAGCGCCTGACCTACGCAGAGCTGGACGCGGCGGCCCGGGGGCTCGCCGCCGAGCTCCTGCGCCGGGGTGTGCGGCGCGGGGAGCTGGTGGGGCTGCGGGTGAGCCGGTCTGCCGAGGTTCCGGTGGCGGTGCTCGGGATCATGCTGGCGGGCGCGGCGTATGTGCCGCTCGATCCGCAGTACCCGGCCGAGCGGCTGCGGCTCATGGTGGACGAATGCGGGATCCGGTACACGGTGGGCGGCGATGTGCCGGTCTGGGGTCACGACCCGGCTCCGGCGGACGAGCTGCCCGCGCTGACCCCCGGCGACCTCGCCTACGTGATCTACACCTCCGGCTCCACCGGGCGGCCGAAGGGGTGCATGCTCACCCACGCGAACGTGCTGAGCCTGCTCGAGGGCGCACTGCCGCTGTTCGACGTCGGAGCCGACGACCGGTGGACACTGTTCCACTCGATCAACTTCGACTTCTCGGTGTGGGAGTTGTGGGGGGCGCTGGCCACGGGCGCAACCCTGGTGATCGTGGACGCCGAGACCTCCGTGGACCCGGTGGAGTTCCTGGAATTGCTGATCCGGGAGGGGGTGAGCGTGCTCAACCAGGTGCCGCCGGTGTTCCGCGTGCTGGTGGAGACGCACGCCGACGCGGGACGGCCGCCGCTCCCGCTGCGCTATGTGATCTTCGGCGGGGACGCCGTGGACCTGGACGTCACCGCCGCCTTCCTGGACGCGCTGCCCGAGGACGGCAGGCCGGTCGTGGTCAACATGTACGGGATCACCGAGACCACCGTGCACGTCACCTTCAAGGAGCTCGACCAGGCGGCGTTGCGGGGCCCCGACCGCTCGCCGATCGGCCGGCCGCTCCCGCATCTGGACGTCGTGCTCCGCGACGAGTGCGGCGTGGCGGTGCCGGACGGCGGAGCCGGCGAGATGTGGGTGTCCGGCGGCGGGGTCGGCGTGGGGTACCTGGGCCGTGACGATCTGACGGCTGAGCGGTTCGTCGTCGCGGACGGCGTGCGCTGGTACCGGTCGGGGGATCTGGCCCGCCGTACAGGTGACGGCGAGTTGCAGTACCTCGGGCGGGCCGACCGGCAGGTGAAGCTTCGCGGGCTGCGCGTCGAGCTCGGCGAGATCGAGACGGTGTTGCGCGGGTGCACGGGGGTCCGGGATGCGGTGGTGCGGTTGGTCGACGATCGCGCGCTTGGGGATCTCCTGGTCGCCTATGTAGTGGCAGGCGACGGCTATGACGCCAAGCTGGTGCGGGACGAGTGCGGGATGGTGTTGCCCGCCTCCATGGTGCCCGCCCGGTACGAGACCCTGCCGGCGATTCCGCTGTCCACCACCGGCAAGGTCGACCGGGCGGCCCTGCCGTACCCCTAA
- a CDS encoding lantibiotic dehydratase — MSQETEHHTPLGATGWMLWRECALRSTGFPAEWFAELCDAELAAAADHLDERAQATQEQWEKVWAAATDRLTAVMRRASTDPLFREAVAWQNPQVVRVCLDKVAAGEPRSNRESRRHELTITTYLQRYSLKNDTVGFFGPLGWARIGADDTGLDMTPGQGLLSRRTAYFEGWAIDAVAETIAARPEVWPWLRPKTDAAATLTGGVLRLPFRKPVPLRAAELRVLGRCDGRHTVRDLAGDPPDPAIVAILLRLCELGAVRVDLNGTLVTWPERELAQRIDLIADTAVRARARTSLDELVSARDAVSATAGDAERLMAAQAELAETFERITGRQATRRSGGVYAGRTLVYEDTVRDLDVRLGRRVTDALAAPLGLMLDSARWLTNTVAERYEGRARESFDRETARTGSATMPLLQLLTSVMPELGKLTLAPGSEIVDEVVEEFRRRWRRVIELPLDEFGSTRELRFTAGELAGRVAVEFTTGVPRWSAAHWSSPDLMLLAADEDALARGDVDFVLGELHCSANTLENKVFVNQHPDPRRLHEAAVASGLDERVVIVPRADSPLATTRMSRADEVMLSSYTYLCLGAESFEPPPESPLVSVLDLVVERRGDDLIVRHRSGHGREHTFTEAAGDLFSSLVVDAFKPFGGAAHRPRITIDRLVVSREAWTFPAADVAWAFVKDERRRYVQARRWRAQRGLPERGFVRVPTERKPIAVDFRSLSLVNLLGKSIRRSAESGPGSVTITEMLPDIDRLWLRDACGVRYTAELRIVAMKRS; from the coding sequence ATGAGCCAGGAAACCGAGCACCACACGCCGCTGGGTGCGACGGGCTGGATGCTGTGGCGCGAATGCGCGCTGCGCAGCACGGGGTTCCCGGCCGAGTGGTTCGCCGAGCTGTGCGACGCCGAGCTGGCCGCCGCGGCGGACCACCTGGACGAGCGTGCTCAGGCCACCCAGGAGCAGTGGGAGAAGGTCTGGGCCGCCGCCACCGACCGCCTGACGGCCGTCATGCGCCGGGCGTCCACCGATCCCCTGTTCCGCGAGGCGGTGGCCTGGCAGAACCCGCAGGTTGTCCGGGTCTGCCTGGACAAGGTGGCCGCCGGTGAGCCGCGCTCGAACCGCGAGAGCCGCCGCCACGAGCTCACCATCACGACGTACTTGCAGCGCTACTCCCTCAAGAACGACACCGTCGGCTTCTTCGGCCCGCTCGGCTGGGCCCGGATCGGCGCGGACGACACCGGCCTGGACATGACTCCAGGACAAGGGTTGCTGTCCCGGCGCACCGCCTACTTCGAGGGCTGGGCGATCGACGCCGTGGCGGAGACGATCGCGGCGCGTCCCGAGGTGTGGCCCTGGCTGCGTCCCAAGACGGACGCGGCGGCGACGCTCACCGGAGGGGTGTTGCGGCTGCCGTTCCGTAAGCCGGTCCCGCTGCGGGCCGCCGAGCTGCGTGTCCTCGGACGCTGCGACGGCCGCCACACCGTGCGCGACCTCGCGGGCGACCCGCCGGATCCGGCGATCGTCGCCATCCTGCTACGGCTGTGCGAGCTCGGCGCGGTGCGCGTCGACCTGAACGGCACGCTGGTCACCTGGCCCGAGCGGGAGCTGGCCCAGCGCATCGACCTGATCGCCGACACCGCGGTACGCGCCCGCGCCCGGACCTCGCTGGATGAGCTGGTCAGCGCGCGTGACGCCGTGTCGGCCACGGCGGGGGACGCGGAGCGGCTCATGGCGGCGCAGGCGGAGCTGGCCGAGACGTTCGAGCGGATCACCGGCCGACAGGCCACCCGCCGCTCCGGTGGCGTGTACGCCGGCCGTACCCTCGTCTATGAGGACACCGTCCGCGACCTCGACGTCCGGCTGGGACGGAGGGTGACCGACGCGCTGGCCGCGCCGCTCGGGCTGATGTTGGACAGCGCGAGGTGGCTGACCAACACCGTCGCCGAGCGCTACGAGGGCAGGGCGCGCGAGTCGTTCGACCGCGAGACGGCCCGCACGGGCTCTGCCACGATGCCCCTGCTGCAACTGCTGACCTCGGTCATGCCGGAGCTGGGCAAGCTCACGCTGGCGCCGGGGTCGGAGATCGTGGACGAGGTCGTGGAGGAGTTCCGGCGGCGCTGGCGGCGGGTGATCGAGCTGCCGCTGGACGAGTTCGGCTCGACGCGGGAGCTCCGGTTCACCGCCGGCGAGCTCGCCGGCCGGGTGGCCGTGGAGTTCACCACAGGCGTGCCGCGCTGGAGCGCCGCGCACTGGTCGTCGCCGGACCTCATGCTCCTCGCCGCCGACGAGGACGCGCTGGCCCGCGGCGACGTGGACTTCGTGCTCGGCGAGCTGCACTGCTCGGCCAACACGCTGGAGAACAAGGTCTTCGTCAACCAGCACCCGGACCCGCGCCGCTTGCACGAGGCCGCCGTCGCCAGCGGCCTGGACGAGCGCGTCGTGATCGTCCCGCGCGCCGACTCGCCGCTGGCCACCACGCGGATGTCGCGGGCCGACGAGGTGATGCTGTCCAGCTACACCTACCTGTGCCTCGGCGCTGAGTCGTTCGAGCCGCCACCGGAGTCTCCGCTGGTCTCCGTGCTGGACCTGGTGGTGGAGCGGCGCGGGGACGACCTCATTGTGCGGCATCGCTCCGGACACGGCCGCGAGCACACGTTCACGGAGGCCGCGGGTGACCTGTTCAGCTCGCTGGTCGTCGACGCGTTCAAGCCGTTCGGCGGCGCGGCGCACCGCCCGCGCATCACCATCGACCGCCTGGTCGTCAGCCGCGAGGCGTGGACGTTCCCGGCCGCCGACGTGGCCTGGGCCTTCGTCAAGGACGAGCGGCGGCGTTACGTGCAGGCCCGACGCTGGCGCGCTCAGCGCGGCCTGCCGGAACGCGGCTTCGTCCGGGTCCCGACCGAGCGCAAGCCGATCGCCGTGGACTTCAGAAGTCTGTCGCTGGTGAACCTGCTCGGCAAGTCCATCCGCCGCAGCGCCGAGTCCGGGCCCGGCTCGGTCACGATCACGGAGATGCTGCCGGACATCGACCGCCTCTGGCTGCGCGACGCCTGCGGCGTCCGTTACACCGCCGAGCTGCGCATCGTCGCGATGAAGCGCTCTTAG
- a CDS encoding condensation domain-containing protein, whose protein sequence is MAHPSWAPSRHMAPRTPYEEVVAGIWRDILGRSHLSVFDDFFELGGHSLLAPKVVARIRKNLGVRVSVKEFFAAPTVAALAAAVAARSSSGGSAVEPRTAEAEPVLSFDQERLWLENQLRPGTAYNVHGRRRLIGPLDVAAMEASIRAILVRHETLRTRFPTVDGRPVQVVDDLGADWRLEVVEGADLDEACHLADEQATTPFDLGRGPLFRCLLVKLSDTEHVLAVTMHHIVSDAWSVGLFVRELSALYEAGGDVELAELPIQYRDYAVWQRAALAGEALQREVRYWREHLADAPPPLALPLTRRFSPARGARGERLRFDLSPQETGELHELCRKHGVTPFMVLLASLATTLGRWSGQRDVVIGVPVAGRTDEGTDQLIGFFVNTLPFRVDLSGEPTFADLLSRVRQVALDGYAHSDAPFDVLVKELRVPRDPGRTPLFQVLLNVVGSPVAEEITGVVVEPMEMPALDSKFDLMISAQEVGEALQIHLEFNAERYRSAMMRVLLEHLRVFLRAAVEDPGRGLLDYPPDAAEKTAAGDWTAVAPHLAVDWFAQGRDRVAVIDRDGERSYRWLSRAADRVALVVSERAASQMEHFGVVRRASAAFVAAVLGCGKAGVTFSVIEEAGPVAARYLGVSTVVDVLPGSEADVDLSPIFAEVSDNDGRKVTGDAEGQCPERQEDGRPGQERPDTRPEADWAVRRFGLDADDRFAVLSARPGHLVSAMSSAFSAGAALLLPERGDLSWLKEHAVTVAYLTPAILRGLDAARETLPALRHAFVENSGDLISHDLVALRRLSPGCRGVGVYRVGRDGRPVAVYPVPADWQPQNAGVRVPLSGGPADDRAELRHAGDQLAAVGEVAELCSGSQHFGDLARRWVDGTLEFVGRADADPVETLAALRDGPDIRDALVTEHVAADGRIVLVGYLTGPDPASGTVKIRQYLLTVLSDALMPEHLFILDELPRTRDGDYDLDALPVPDDDSDPIDDYVPPSTPIEHRLVAIFEELLSVERVGVHDTFFELSGFSLLATQLASRIRDTFGIELSLRDVFGSPTVESLAQLIVRAQGELYGADDLEALLNEIESAGPGA, encoded by the coding sequence ATGGCACACCCTTCCTGGGCTCCGAGCCGGCACATGGCCCCGCGTACCCCCTATGAGGAGGTTGTCGCGGGTATCTGGCGCGACATTCTCGGCCGTTCGCACCTGAGCGTGTTCGACGACTTTTTCGAGCTGGGCGGGCACTCGCTGCTGGCGCCCAAGGTGGTGGCGCGGATCAGAAAGAACCTGGGGGTGCGGGTCTCGGTGAAGGAGTTCTTCGCCGCCCCCACCGTGGCCGCGCTGGCGGCAGCGGTGGCCGCGCGCTCGTCGTCGGGGGGTTCCGCCGTCGAGCCGCGTACGGCTGAGGCCGAGCCGGTGTTGTCGTTCGACCAGGAGCGGTTGTGGCTGGAGAACCAGCTCCGGCCGGGTACCGCCTACAACGTGCACGGGCGGCGACGGCTGATAGGGCCGCTCGACGTGGCGGCGATGGAGGCGAGCATCCGCGCGATCCTGGTCCGGCACGAGACGTTGCGTACCCGCTTCCCGACGGTGGACGGGCGGCCGGTCCAGGTGGTGGACGATCTCGGTGCCGACTGGAGGCTGGAGGTCGTCGAGGGCGCCGATCTCGATGAGGCGTGCCATCTGGCGGACGAGCAGGCGACCACTCCGTTCGATCTGGGGCGGGGGCCGTTGTTCCGGTGCCTGCTGGTCAAGCTGAGCGACACCGAGCACGTGCTGGCTGTCACGATGCACCACATCGTCTCCGACGCCTGGTCGGTCGGGCTGTTCGTGCGTGAGTTGTCGGCGTTGTACGAGGCTGGTGGCGACGTGGAGCTGGCCGAGCTGCCGATCCAGTACCGAGACTACGCGGTGTGGCAGCGGGCGGCGCTGGCGGGCGAGGCGCTCCAGCGGGAGGTGAGGTATTGGCGCGAGCATCTGGCCGACGCGCCGCCGCCGCTGGCGTTGCCGCTGACGCGGCGGTTCTCGCCGGCCAGAGGAGCACGGGGTGAGCGGCTGCGGTTCGATCTGTCGCCCCAGGAGACCGGCGAGCTGCACGAGTTGTGCCGCAAACACGGTGTGACGCCGTTCATGGTGCTGCTGGCGAGCCTGGCCACCACGCTGGGCCGCTGGTCCGGGCAGCGGGACGTGGTGATCGGCGTGCCGGTCGCCGGGCGTACGGATGAGGGCACTGATCAGTTGATCGGGTTCTTCGTCAACACGCTGCCGTTCCGGGTGGACCTGTCGGGCGAGCCGACGTTCGCCGACCTGCTGAGCCGGGTGCGCCAGGTCGCGCTGGACGGGTATGCGCACTCCGACGCGCCGTTCGACGTGCTGGTGAAGGAGCTGCGGGTGCCACGGGACCCGGGCCGGACGCCGCTGTTCCAGGTGCTGCTCAATGTCGTCGGCAGTCCGGTGGCGGAGGAGATCACCGGCGTCGTGGTCGAGCCGATGGAGATGCCCGCGCTGGACAGCAAGTTCGATCTCATGATCAGTGCGCAGGAGGTCGGGGAAGCGCTTCAGATCCACCTGGAGTTCAACGCCGAGCGGTACCGGTCGGCGATGATGCGGGTGTTGCTGGAGCATCTGCGGGTGTTCTTGCGCGCCGCGGTGGAGGATCCCGGCCGGGGTTTGCTGGACTACCCGCCGGACGCGGCCGAGAAGACGGCCGCCGGTGACTGGACTGCCGTGGCGCCGCATCTGGCGGTGGACTGGTTCGCGCAGGGGCGGGATCGGGTCGCGGTGATCGACCGCGACGGAGAGCGGAGCTACCGGTGGCTCAGCCGCGCGGCCGATCGGGTGGCTCTCGTGGTGTCGGAGCGTGCGGCGTCGCAGATGGAGCACTTCGGGGTGGTACGGCGCGCCTCGGCGGCCTTCGTAGCGGCTGTCCTCGGATGCGGGAAGGCAGGCGTGACCTTCTCGGTGATCGAGGAGGCGGGGCCGGTCGCCGCACGGTATCTCGGGGTCTCCACGGTGGTGGACGTGCTCCCGGGGAGCGAGGCGGATGTGGATCTGAGCCCGATCTTTGCTGAAGTATCCGACAACGACGGCCGAAAGGTGACCGGAGACGCGGAGGGGCAGTGTCCGGAGCGGCAGGAGGACGGGCGGCCGGGTCAGGAGCGGCCGGACACACGGCCGGAGGCTGACTGGGCGGTGCGGAGGTTCGGGCTGGATGCGGATGACCGGTTCGCGGTGTTGTCGGCCCGGCCCGGGCACCTGGTCTCGGCGATGTCCAGCGCGTTCAGCGCCGGAGCGGCGCTGCTGCTACCGGAGCGCGGCGACCTGTCCTGGTTGAAGGAACACGCGGTCACGGTCGCCTACCTGACCCCGGCGATCCTGCGCGGTCTGGACGCTGCCCGCGAGACACTCCCGGCGCTGCGCCACGCGTTCGTGGAGAACTCCGGCGACCTGATCTCCCACGACCTGGTGGCGCTGCGCCGCCTGTCGCCGGGATGCCGGGGTGTCGGCGTCTACCGGGTAGGCCGCGACGGGCGGCCCGTCGCCGTCTATCCGGTCCCGGCCGACTGGCAGCCGCAGAACGCCGGCGTGCGGGTGCCGCTGAGCGGCGGTCCGGCCGATGACCGGGCCGAGCTACGCCACGCCGGCGATCAGCTCGCCGCCGTAGGCGAGGTGGCCGAGCTCTGCTCCGGCTCCCAGCACTTCGGCGACCTGGCCCGCCGCTGGGTCGACGGCACGCTGGAGTTCGTCGGCCGGGCGGACGCCGATCCCGTCGAGACGCTGGCCGCGCTGCGCGACGGTCCGGACATCCGGGACGCGCTGGTGACCGAGCATGTCGCGGCGGACGGCAGGATCGTGCTGGTCGGCTATCTCACCGGCCCCGACCCGGCGTCAGGCACCGTCAAGATCCGCCAGTATCTCCTCACGGTGCTGTCCGACGCCTTGATGCCCGAGCACCTGTTCATCCTGGATGAGCTGCCCCGCACCCGCGACGGCGACTACGACCTCGACGCGCTCCCCGTCCCCGACGACGACAGCGACCCGATCGACGACTATGTGCCTCCGAGCACGCCGATCGAACACCGTCTCGTCGCGATCTTCGAGGAGCTGCTCAGCGTGGAGCGGGTCGGCGTCCACGACACGTTCTTCGAGTTGAGCGGCTTCTCGCTGCTGGCCACCCAGCTCGCCTCGCGCATCCGTGACACGTTCGGCATCGAGCTGTCGCTGCGCGACGTCTTCGGCTCGCCGACGGTGGAGAGCCTGGCCCAGTTGATCGTGCGCGCTCAGGGAGAGCTGTACGGCGCCGACGACCTCGAAGCGCTGCTGAACGAGATCGAGTCGGCAGGACCGGGAGCTTGA
- a CDS encoding DNA polymerase beta superfamily protein, which produces MKPLLYTFRVLATGTHLMRTGELEADLTRLYAYGPAYLPELVALKRDAEHGRAPSVIGVEADVERMTTALEDARDSSALTERATAEEALHRLVVRARLAAP; this is translated from the coding sequence CTGAAGCCGCTGCTCTACACCTTCCGCGTGCTGGCCACGGGGACACACCTCATGCGTACCGGGGAGCTGGAGGCCGACCTGACGCGACTGTACGCATACGGGCCCGCGTACCTGCCCGAACTGGTGGCGTTGAAGCGGGACGCCGAGCACGGACGCGCGCCTTCCGTCATCGGCGTGGAGGCGGACGTGGAGCGAATGACCACGGCGCTGGAGGACGCGCGGGACTCCTCGGCGCTGACGGAACGCGCGACGGCCGAGGAGGCGCTGCACCGTCTCGTGGTACGGGCCCGGCTGGCGGCGCCGTGA
- a CDS encoding CbrC family protein, protein MSGSPIQPSPFLLFAAPLKESSEYAGPGRCSLCSLEADPTFDLGIGADVIHECTHCARSFAVPADEHETATVDCPHCRAAMPVARLNDPAVCVSCLRQGKAALTKDTEYGMVRWEDAMRGRTHGVPDLHHASGFELDMPDGDDWVGVLISSETLLELVRTPTYSTWQGEVWLFCCGQAMTYLGEWGKEDFSAYAPEDPGGAFLMAMRDSDAAGVWEHLPDRFPAHTEIGSHVFGCRTCNGRRGHIERA, encoded by the coding sequence ATGTCTGGCTCGCCCATACAGCCATCCCCCTTCCTCCTGTTCGCCGCGCCCCTGAAGGAATCCAGCGAGTACGCCGGACCAGGTCGCTGCTCGTTGTGCTCCCTGGAGGCCGATCCCACGTTCGATCTCGGTATCGGCGCCGATGTCATCCACGAATGCACGCACTGCGCTCGGTCGTTCGCGGTGCCGGCCGACGAGCATGAGACGGCGACCGTGGACTGTCCGCATTGCCGAGCCGCGATGCCGGTGGCCAGGCTGAATGACCCGGCGGTCTGCGTCTCCTGCCTGCGCCAGGGCAAGGCGGCCCTGACCAAGGACACCGAGTACGGAATGGTGCGCTGGGAGGATGCGATGCGCGGTCGCACCCATGGCGTCCCCGATCTTCACCACGCCTCTGGGTTCGAGCTGGACATGCCCGACGGCGACGACTGGGTGGGAGTCCTCATCTCTTCGGAGACCCTTCTCGAACTCGTGCGCACGCCGACGTACTCAACCTGGCAAGGAGAAGTGTGGCTGTTCTGCTGTGGCCAGGCCATGACGTACCTCGGTGAGTGGGGCAAGGAGGATTTCTCCGCCTATGCACCGGAGGATCCGGGGGGCGCCTTCCTGATGGCCATGCGCGACAGCGACGCGGCTGGCGTATGGGAGCATCTGCCCGACCGCTTCCCCGCGCATACCGAAATCGGGTCCCACGTTTTCGGCTGCCGCACTTGTAATGGCCGCCGGGGCCACATCGAACGTGCATAA
- a CDS encoding transposase family protein, translating into MVNDTTLLLGLDGVAVTKVVAAGQGAQDGPVVHLATADERARCCPQCGVAAVRMKEWMITRPRDLPVGGRRCALRWRKRRWCCD; encoded by the coding sequence ATGGTCAACGATACGACGCTGCTGCTCGGCCTGGACGGCGTGGCCGTCACGAAGGTCGTCGCCGCAGGCCAGGGGGCGCAGGATGGGCCGGTGGTGCACTTGGCCACTGCGGATGAGCGGGCCAGATGCTGCCCACAGTGCGGGGTTGCCGCGGTCCGGATGAAGGAATGGATGATCACCCGGCCGCGGGATCTGCCAGTCGGCGGGCGGCGGTGTGCGTTGCGCTGGCGTAAGCGTCGCTGGTGCTGTGATTAG
- a CDS encoding class I SAM-dependent methyltransferase, protein MPTRLSPRLAAVVNALPLQPHSRVLEIGCGPGAAARAVAARLTTGHILAIDRSAAAIAQAEAAAIDEITSGRMSVRQVAGEDFVLQAHEEPYDIVFAVRVGALDGRHPELGQRVLQRIAAATTAEARLFIDGGDPLRELLIPRT, encoded by the coding sequence ATGCCGACACGTCTGTCACCCCGCCTCGCCGCGGTCGTGAACGCGCTTCCCCTTCAGCCGCACTCGCGTGTCCTCGAAATCGGGTGCGGGCCCGGGGCCGCCGCACGAGCGGTCGCAGCCCGACTCACCACCGGCCACATCCTGGCCATCGACAGATCCGCCGCCGCCATCGCCCAGGCAGAAGCCGCCGCGATAGACGAAATCACGTCCGGCCGCATGAGCGTCCGCCAAGTCGCGGGCGAAGACTTCGTCCTGCAGGCTCACGAAGAGCCGTACGACATCGTATTCGCCGTTCGGGTTGGAGCCCTCGACGGGCGACATCCCGAGCTTGGTCAACGGGTGCTTCAGCGCATCGCCGCGGCGACCACGGCAGAGGCCCGGCTTTTCATCGACGGTGGCGATCCGCTTCGTGAACTGCTCATCCCGCGGACTTGA
- a CDS encoding putative quinol monooxygenase, with protein MVIVAGHLVVDPQQRERYLADCVGIIEMARRAPGCLDFAISADLVDVGRINVFERWESQTAVEAFRSSGPSDTQRAAMLGASVAEYDVADARSLT; from the coding sequence ATGGTAATCGTCGCGGGGCATCTCGTCGTCGACCCGCAACAGCGCGAGCGCTATCTCGCGGACTGCGTGGGCATCATTGAGATGGCTCGCCGCGCACCCGGCTGCCTCGACTTCGCCATCAGCGCGGACCTGGTGGATGTCGGCCGTATCAACGTCTTCGAGCGCTGGGAGTCGCAGACGGCCGTCGAGGCGTTCCGCAGCAGCGGCCCCAGCGACACGCAACGCGCTGCGATGCTCGGCGCCTCGGTTGCCGAGTACGACGTCGCGGACGCGCGCTCGCTGACCTGA
- a CDS encoding GNAT family N-acetyltransferase, with amino-acid sequence MNDHAFVPDDFAVPSYLATPQFRLEPLGPQHNAADHAAWTCSIEHIRATPGFPDGAWPPVDGMTLEANLADLQRHANDFAQRRGFTYTVLDAAGDEVIGCVYIYPSPSDDHDADVSSWVRADRAELDAPLYEAVAAWLSTHWPFGTLNYQPR; translated from the coding sequence ATGAACGACCATGCGTTCGTCCCCGACGACTTCGCTGTTCCCTCCTACCTGGCCACCCCACAGTTCCGTCTCGAACCCCTGGGACCCCAGCACAACGCTGCCGACCACGCTGCCTGGACCTGCAGCATCGAGCACATCCGCGCGACCCCGGGTTTCCCGGATGGAGCATGGCCCCCCGTGGACGGCATGACTTTGGAGGCGAACCTCGCCGACCTGCAGCGCCACGCGAACGACTTCGCTCAGCGCCGCGGATTCACCTACACCGTCCTCGATGCGGCCGGCGACGAGGTGATCGGATGCGTCTACATCTATCCCTCTCCCAGCGACGACCACGACGCTGACGTATCCTCCTGGGTCCGGGCCGACCGTGCCGAACTGGACGCGCCCTTGTATGAAGCCGTGGCAGCCTGGCTGTCCACGCATTGGCCCTTCGGGACGCTCAACTATCAACCGCGCTGA